AACGCGTCACCCTGGCACGCCGAGCACGGCGGGACTGGCAGGCGCTGAAGGCCTCCGGAACCCTGCTGATGGCCGCCTACCTCGTGGTGGCCGTGCTGGTGGGCCTGATCAGCCTGTGGCAGACCTACCGTCCTCCACTGGCGGCACCCGACCCGTCGGTGCTCGGGGCGCTCGCGGCGATGTGGTGGCTGCTGGCGGCGTTCACCCGGCGCCCGGTGCTGGGCTTGGGTGAAACGGAAGGGCTGCTGCTGCGACTCCCGGTGGCTCCATGGCGCGTATGGGGGGTTCCGCTGCTGGGTCGGCTGGTGCCCCAGATGCTGCTGGGACTTGCTCTGGGGGTAGCTCTCTGGCTGTGGTTCCCCACGTGGTGGCCCCTGGCGCTGAGCCTGCCCCTGCTCGTCGGGGGACGCCTCATCGCCCAGTCCCTCGGGCAGGCCAGCCGGGTGGTGGGCGACCGGCGCACCCAGGTCGGCCTGCTGGCCCTGTCCGTTCTGCCGCTGCTGGCAGGGCTGCATCCTGCCGCGTTGCCCATCGCCTCGGCACTGGGGTTCATGGGAACCCTCCTGCTCTGGCGGCGGTTCTGGCGAGGGGACGTCCCCCCGGCGCTGGTGCAGCAGGCCCGCGTGGAGGCCCTGCGGCAGGGCGCCCGTCGGCTGGGCCTGCCGGTGCTGGACGTGGGGCCGGACGGCACGCGTCCCCCCCGCCGCTGGACTCTGCGGCTGCGGGGCACCGGACCCTTCCAGGCCTCGGTGTGGCGCAGTGGGCTGCATGTGGCCCAGCGACCGGGGCTGCTGCTCCTGGCCCTGCCTGTGGGCGCCCTGGCCGTCATCCTCAGCCCAACCCTGGGTCTGGACCCCACGCTGGCACGGGCGGCCCCGTACCTGTTCGGGCAGCTTCTCGCTCCGCTGCTGGTGGTGCTGGGGCCGATGGTGCCTGCCGCGCTCCCCATGATGGGGTGGCAGAGGCGACTCGCGCAGGTGCTGCCCGGTGCAGGGGTCCTGGGGGCGCTGCTCGGCACTGGCGCGCTGCTGGCCGCCTTACTGGGCTGGGGAACGGCGAGCCTGGTGGCCGCCGCACTGCTGATGCCCGCCGCAGCGTTGAGCCTGCTGGCCTGGCTGGGGCAAGCTGGACCGGCGAGCCTGAGCAGTGACGGAATGCTGCGTTTCGCGGCAGGGACAGCTCCAGCCCTGGTGACCGCCTGGCTGGGCAGTCTGCTGGGAGGTTGGTTGGCCCCACTCGCTCTGCTCTTAGTGGGTGGGGTGGCGCTGGGGTGGCCGGGCGGGGGCTGAGCCTCCGCAACTTCGTCCTCTCCTTCCACTGCCTGCCTCTATGCTGCCTCAGTCCTGGAGGTTTTCGATGCGTCTGTGCTGGCCTGCCCTGCTCACCCCCCTGCTGCTTACCGCCTGCATCCACGATCGGCAGGACCCCGGCCCCCCGCTTCCTCCTTCACCCCAGGTCGAGGAAGCCGACCTGATCGCCGCCATCGACCTCACCCTCAAGCCCCTGCCAACCCTCCGAACGGCGGCCCTGGGTGAACCGGGCCTCCTGCGCGGGCCGACTTCCACCGGGCTCCCCGTCGGCCAGAGCATCATCCTCGCTGCACGTCCAGCCCCGGACGCTCCGGGGACCGCCTTCCGGCTTCCCGACGCGGGCCGCATCCCCACGCGGGGGCAGGCCGAGGTCCAGCTGCCCGCGGCCCCTGACCTGACCCGCAGCGAGCGGCTCACCGCCCTGGAGTGGGCCCGCACGTATAACTCCTTCGAGCCCTGTGCGGTGAACACCCTGCGAGTGGACCCTGGTCAGGAGGGCGTCCGCCTGACCCGCGTGGACGCAATCACCCGCAACCCCTCGGTAAGGTCTCAGTCGCAGGGTGTGGGGGACACGTTGGCTGGGGGCGGCGACCTGACCCCGGCCACGTCGCCACCCCCGTCTTTCGTGAACGTGTGGCCGTACCGCCTGATCGACACCTGGGACGTGACCGAGGACACCGGCGACCTGGTTTACGCGGACGGGGACGTGACGTTGCGGGGCGAGCTGCGCTGCGTGTTCAAGTACGTCAGCCGCGTGGAGGACGCCACCCAGTACAACCTGTTCGTGAACCTGGAGCTGCGCCGCGGCTGGAACGTGGTGCGCCGCCGGTTCGACGCGGGCGTGCCGCGCGGTACCCTGAAGATCGCGGACAAGCTCCTCACCGGGGGAGCCAGGGACTTCACTTTCGAGACTGCGGCGTCGGGCGACAGGCAGAACTGACCCCCCTGGAATGCCCTGAATCAGGCTCCAACGCGTCGGGGGACCTCGTAGCATGTCGGGAATGGACTTCACCCCGGAGCAGCAACGCATCGTGACGCATGGCGACGGACACGCCCTCGTGTTCGCGGTGGCGGGGAGTGGCAAGACCACGACCCTGGTGGGCCGGGTGCGGCACCTCGTGACGCAGCGGGGCGTGCGGCCGACCCGGATCCTCACCACGACGTTCACCCGCGAAGCGGGGCGCAGCCTGCGGGAAAAACTCGCCCAGCACCCCGAATGCGCCGGGGTCGAGACCCTGACCCTGCATGCCCTGGCCACCCGGATCGTGGACCGCGCCCGGACCATGGGCCTGACCGACCTCGTGATCGGCGAGGAACACTTCAGCCAGCGCCTGTTCAGTGAGGCCCGCAAGCAACTCCTCGCCGAGCTTGCGGAAGGGGAGCGTGAAGTCGCCTCACGCCTGCGGCAGATGGCCTTCAAGGACTTCGACACCTATCTGGGCATCCAGAAAGGCAACCTGCGCCTGCCGTACGTGCCGCACGACCTGCCCCCTGAGGCCGCCGCCCTGGTGTCCCCTCCCGAGGGAGGCCCCGACCTGTATGCCCGGGTGTACGGGCGTCACGACGAACTGCGCCGCCGTGAGGCCAAGCTCGACTTCGACGACCTCATCGTGGCCGCGTGGGCGCTGCTCAGCCGCTTCCCTGCCTTGCGGCAGGACATCTGCGCCCAGTGGGACTACGTCAGCGTCGACGAGTTCCAGGACGTCAACCTCGCGCAGAGCGAGATGATGCACCTCGTCGCGGCGGACTGCCGCTCCTACATGGCCATCGGGGATGACGACCAGACCATCTACCAGTGGCGCGGCGCCCACCCCCGCTTCATTCTCGGCTTCACGCAGCGTTACGGTGCCCACGAGTACACCCTGCCCGCCAACTTCCGCTGCCCCCTCGGGGTGATCGCCCTTTCCGACCGGGTCATCGCCCGCAACCGCGTCCGTGCCCCCAAGCGGCTGCGGGCCACCCGCGAGGGCAGCGGGGTGCATGTTCACCCGCCCCGGGCGGGTGAGGCGGCCCACGTCGCCCTACAGGCGCTGCGTGAGGGCCGGGAGCCCGACGACATCGTCATCCTCCTGCGCACCTACGCCCAGTCGGCCGAGATCGAGCAGGTGCTCCTCGAAGAGCGTGTGCCCTACCGTTTGATCGGCGCGGCTCCCTTCTACCGGCGTGCGGAGGTCACCACCCTGACCGCCTATATCGAACTGGCCCTGGCCGACCTCGACGTGCTCGCGGGGCGTCCACTCACCACCGAGCGGCGCGAACGGGTGCAGGCCCACTGGAAGAGCGTCGCGAACCGGCCCTCCCGGTACCTGCGCCTCGCGGACATTGAGCGGATTGCCCGCGAGGCCTGGCGCGGTGGGCGGACGCTCGCGGCCACCCTCGAGACCTTCGCCGAGGCCCAACCTGCCCACGTGGCCAAACCAACGGCCCTGCTCGCCACCTGGCTAGGCTTTCTGACCGAGGACCTGGGCACCACTCCTGGCCGCGACGTGCTGCTGGACTTCGTGGGGGCCATCGGGTACCGCGACTACCTGATCAGCACGGCCCCCACGACCGAGTTCGGGCAGGAGCGGGCCGGGATGGTCGACGCCCTCGCGGAGATGGCGCAGACGCGCTCGTTGGGCGAGCTCGTGACTCACCTCGCCCAGCTCCACGAGCAGGTGCGATACGAGGAGACCCTGCGACAGCGCACCGATCAGGAAGAGCCGCGCCTCACGATCATGACGGCCTTCCGGGCCAAAGGGCTCGAGTGGCCGGTGGTGATCATCCCCGACTGCACGGCGGCGATCTACAGCACCAAGCCCCACCCCGACCCGGCCGCGAGCGAGGAGGAGCGCCGGGTGTTCTACGTCGCCATGACCCGCGCAAGGCAGGAACTGCACCTGATCGTGGGTGAGGACGACGACACCACCCGCTTCCTCGAGGACGTGGGGTACGACCGGGTGGTCCATCAACATGACCGGTTGGCTGGCCTGCTGGCCCGGCAGCCGCACAGCTGGTCGGCGGCCGATACCCTGGAGGCTGCCGAGGTTCTCGGACGCTACGAACACGAGGCCTTCGTTCAGCGCTGGCTGAAACCGGAGTTGCGACGGGGCGTGCTGGGGCGCTTTCAGGGGTTGGCCCAGCATCCGGAGGTGCAGACTGGGGAAGACGACGCGGCCCAGGCCCTTCGCCGCCAACTCGACCTGAGCCGTTACGCCGAACACGGGCCCGTCGAACTGGATGACGTCCGCCCCCTGGACTGGCCCGACCTCACCGCCGTCCTCGCCGCCCGCCGGGCAGGTGCAGCCCCGGCGGCGTCCCCAGGCGCCGCGCGGAGCGCCGCCCAGCTCGGCTCCGATCCCCTCGGGCGCGCGGTCACCCCCGGGGCGGCGGCCCCTCTGACGTCCGGGGCACGGGTGCGTCACGCGCGCTTCGGGGACGGCGAGGTCGTTCAGGTCCGGCAAGTCGGCACGCAGACCGAGGCCCTCATCCGCTTCGAGAGCGGCACCAAGCGCATGGCGCTGGAATTCGCGCGCCTCGAGCGGCTCTCCTCCTGATCAGCGGGCCCGGCGACGCTGGGGGGCCGCCGGGCCCACCGCAGTGCGCTGGAGCAACAGGGGACGCACCTGTTCCGGCCCGCCCGTGAGGAAGCGGCCGAACCCGAACTGTTCCAGCACCCAGGCGACCTGCTCTGTCTCTGGCAGGTCGGGGCTGGCCGTCGCGGCGACGGCCCGCAGCTCACTGCGGGGAATGCGGTCGAGATTGCGGTCGCCCTTGAGCCTCGGGCGAACCGTCTGCCCGGGCAGGCGGTACACCAAGCCGATCTGACCCCCGCTGCCAAATTCATCCTCGGCCAGCAGCTCACCCTGCTGCGCGGCGTGGTAAAGAACCGGGTTCAGCGCCCGCTTGAGGGCCATCGGAGACAGGCCTGCACGGCCCTTTTGCGCCGACAGGGCCTCCCCGTAGCGGGCGTACAGGTGGTGACCCACCATCGGGCCCTCGACGTGCAAGATCTCTTTCACGCTCTGCACGACCTTGTCCGACCGCCCTTCCAGGGGATGGGCGACGGTGCCGCTCCACACCGCGTAGGGTTCGAGGCCGCCCGCCACAGTTCGGGCAGGCGCAGGCGCAGGCGGTGGCAGCGTGGGACTGACCACCGCCGCCTTCCTCGGCGCGGCTTCCTCCCAGAGTGCGGCAGGCCAACTGCCCCCTTTCAGGAGCTGTCCCCCGGGCAGGCCCCGCGCTTCCACCAGCTCACCCGCCTTGATGAAGTAGAGCCGGTCTTCGCCCACCGGCCGGTCCGTGAGGCGCACAGTCAGCCGCTTCGGAAACCGCCGCCGGGTCTCGGCCAGCAGCCCCGCCTCCGGCCCGTGCAGCAGCACCCGTACGGGGGCGTCAGCGAGCCATTCCTCGAGCTGATCCCAGAAGTGGGGCGTCCGGTGCAGGGCGGCGAGCGTGCCGACGATGCCGTACTCGTCCGCCTTCGCGTTCAGCCACGTTCCGGGGCGGTGCACCTCGAACCGGTAGTGCCCGCGGTAGGGCGTCAGGTGCAGTTCCCGCCCGACCTTGACGTCCCACATCAGGAAGAGTTCTTCCAGCGCCTCTCCGTGGAGGGCCTCCCCGTCGAAGGGCACGTCGTACCGGTCCGTGCCGTCGGGGCTGTAGAGCCGCACGAGCGGGGCATGCCCCTGGGCGGGCAGCCGGGCCTCCCGGAGCTGCTTCGCCGTGACCCGCCACGTCGTGGTCACATGCACTTCAGCGGTGCCGTGTGCTCCGGCCTCCTGACTGCCCAGCGCGAAGAAGCCCCCGGTCAGCGGACGGTACCCTGCCGCGCTCAAGTGCTGCTCGACCGCGTGCCTGACCACCTCTTCGTCGAGGTGGGCGTGCCGGGTCACCAGGGAGCGCCAGTCCACGGGATCACTCTTGACCGGGGGGCAGCGCCACTGGTGTGAAACCACCGTGCAGGTGGCCTCGCCCGCAGAGGTCTGTACGACCACCGGCCCCCGGTAATACCCGTTGTAGGCCGGGTTCGCCCTCAGCTCCACATGCCGACCATTCACCGTGGCGACCAGCCAATCCGGGCGGGTCACCCCCGTCACGTGGAGGTCGGCGTCCGTCCCGTACCCGCCGTTACGCAGGGTGAGGGTGCCCGTGCCCTCCCTGAGCCGCAATTCCGCCTGGCTGAGAAGCGCGACCGGCTGGCGACCCGCCGCGTTGAGGTCCCGCGCGAGGCGGGCAAAATCAGCTTGACCCGACCGGGCGCTCGCCCCGGGCAGATGGCGCGGGTGGCACAGCAGGACGTGGCGGGAGAGCTGCCCGTCCACCACCGTGGGCGGTGCCGACCGGCAGGTCAGGGCGGGGCTGGCCTGGGCGGCGGCGAGCACCTCGTCCACTGACGGGCGGAGCTTCGGCGCGCGGCGCCGGAGGGCACCGAGCACATCCACCTCCGTGAGCTGGACAGCGTTCCAGGCACTGGCGCGCGGGTCGCGGGCGAGGTGCTCGAGAAACACGACCTCGATCTCACGGGTCAGGAGGTGGTCCACCCCTTCACCTCCCTCCTGCCCTTGTCGGTCAGCACCAAGATCGGCAGCGGGGGACTGGCCGCACGGAAGCTGCGCTGCTCGACCTGCACGAACCCCGCCTCGCACAGCCGCTCTAGGGCGTCGCGGATCAGCTGGCCCCGCAGGAAGCGCAGCTTCCCGAAGTTCGGTGCGCTCTTCTCTTTCCAGTGGAAGGGTTTGGGCGCAGCGGCAGTCCCCGGGTCGCCCCCGTGGAAGCCCTTGGAATCCTCGTTGCGCAGAATGCGCACCAGCGTGCTCTTGCCGACGAAGTGCTCCAACTTCTCGAGGTGGGCCAGGAGCCTGAGCAGCTCTTTGCGGGGGTTCCACAGTCCCTCGAAGTCGACCGTCACCCCCTCCCAGGGTGCCGGGCGCTGCGGGGCACAGACGTCGCAGTTCCCGCACTGTTCGCCCCGGTGCTCGAAGTGCAGCTGCAACTGGTAGCCCCGGCAGGTGCGGCCATCCAGCAGCATCTTCTTAAGCTCCTGAAAGCGGGCATGCTTCGCGCGCTTGAGTTCGGCCACCTGCGCCTCGTAGGCCGTCAGCCCGATCCGATCCTGCCGGACGTCAATCTTCAGCGCAGGCTCGAGCAGCATGACCCCGAGCACCCCTTCCCGCTGCAACCCGATCAAGCGGTCTTCGATGTCGGCGGCGCGCGTGCGGTACAGCCTCGACAGGTGCGCCGGCTCGGTGCGGGTGCGCTCCACCAGCTCGCGGACGACAGCGTCCTCAGGCAGGGGGACACCGTAATAGGGGTACACGCGGCACAGTCCGGGAACATAGCTGTACCGGATGGCCCCGCTGACCTCCAGCAGATGCAGCAGCGTGGGCAGGGTGTTCAGGTCGACCCCCTCCTGCGCGGCGAGCTCCGAGAGCGTCGGGAAGGGCACGCCGTTCTTGAGCACATTCAGGAGGGTCTGCGCCTGCGCCGCGTCGGGGTAGCTGTGGTCGATCAGGTACTTCGCCCGGCGCTCGCTGCCGGTGCTCCACAGCAGCACCGCCCGCGCCTGAATCTTGGGGTCGCGGCCCGCGCGCCCGGCCTCCTGCACGTAGCTCTCCAGCGAGAGGGGCGCGTCGTAGTGCACCACGAGGTGGATGTCGGGCGCGTCCACGCCCATCCCGAAGGCGTTGGTGGCGACCATGACGCGAATCAGGCGCGCCTGGAACTGGTCGAGGAGTTCCGTGCGCACCGCGGGCGAGAGGCCCGCGTGGTAGGCCGCGACCTCCACACCGATCTCGCCGATCAGCGCGGCCAGGCGCTCGGCTTTCGCGCGGCTGCCCACGTAGACGATGGCCCGCCCGTCCCGGGTGTCCTCGTTGGTCTTGAGCCCCGCGAGCATGGTGAGCAGCACCTCGTCACGACTGACCTTGGGCTTTTCACCGGCAGCCCCGCCGCCCCGGCGCGCGGCCCCCGTCCGGGGCTTGACGTCCACGACCTGGTAGTAGAGGTTGTGGCGGCGCACGCCCAGCTCGGTGCGCTCGGGCGCGTCCATCTCCAGCACGGCGATGAGCCTGCGCCGGGTCTCCGGCGTGGCGGTCGCGGTAAAGGCACTCACGGCGGCCTTCACGCCCAGGGCGTGCAACTCCTTGCGGACGTGCAGGTAGTCCGGCCGGAAGTCGTGCCCCCACTCCAGCAGCGTGTGGGCCTCGTCGTACACGACGCGCTCCGGGGGCTGTTCCCCCAGCAGCTTACGCACCGCCGCGCTCTTGCGCACCCGTTCGGGCGCGAGGTAGAGCAGCTTCACCCGCCCGGCGCGGACATCCTCGAGGGTGCTGTCCTGTTCGGCCCGTGAGAGGCCGCCCCACAGCCCGGCGGCGGGCAGCCCCAGTTGTTGCAGGCGACTCACCTGATCCTGAATCAGGGCCACGAGGGGCGAGATCACGACCGTGTAGCCGTCGCCGAGGCAGGCGGGCAGCTGGAACACCAGGCTCTTCCCTGCCCCGGTCGGCATGACCGAGAGCACGTCGACGCCGTCGAGGGCCGCCGTCACGCCCGCGTACTGCCCCTCACGAAAGCCGCCCGGTGGGAACTCGAACAGGTCGACGAGGGCTTCTTCCAGCTTGTGCCGCCGCTCGGGCTCGCCCAGGCCGCGCAGTTCCTCGCGGTACCGGTGAATGAGCCGCATCTTCGGGGAGACGAGTTCCTCGAAGGTGAGGGGCTTGCCCCAGAGTTGCCCCAGCTGCGCGTAGAAGTCCTCGCGGTTGCGGGCGCGGCGGACATTCTCGGGGGGGATGGGCAGTGCCCCCAGGAAGCGGTCCTGATAGTGCGCGAAGGCCAATCGCTTGTCCCACACCACGAAGGCCCCCGGGGGCAACCCCGCGCGGTCGTTGCGGATCAGGCGCCCGAAGCCCTGCACGAATTTCAGCACGGCCCTGGGCAGGTACAGCGTGTTCCAGTACTTCTCGAAATCGTTCACGTCCCGCCGCTGCGCCTCCAGCACAAGGTCCGGAATGGGAAACGGGGTCTTGTCGAGGCTCACGAGCGCGAGGTCGCGGATATCCACCCCCTGGAGGAACC
This region of Deinococcus sp. HSC-46F16 genomic DNA includes:
- a CDS encoding ATP-dependent helicase codes for the protein MDFTPEQQRIVTHGDGHALVFAVAGSGKTTTLVGRVRHLVTQRGVRPTRILTTTFTREAGRSLREKLAQHPECAGVETLTLHALATRIVDRARTMGLTDLVIGEEHFSQRLFSEARKQLLAELAEGEREVASRLRQMAFKDFDTYLGIQKGNLRLPYVPHDLPPEAAALVSPPEGGPDLYARVYGRHDELRRREAKLDFDDLIVAAWALLSRFPALRQDICAQWDYVSVDEFQDVNLAQSEMMHLVAADCRSYMAIGDDDQTIYQWRGAHPRFILGFTQRYGAHEYTLPANFRCPLGVIALSDRVIARNRVRAPKRLRATREGSGVHVHPPRAGEAAHVALQALREGREPDDIVILLRTYAQSAEIEQVLLEERVPYRLIGAAPFYRRAEVTTLTAYIELALADLDVLAGRPLTTERRERVQAHWKSVANRPSRYLRLADIERIAREAWRGGRTLAATLETFAEAQPAHVAKPTALLATWLGFLTEDLGTTPGRDVLLDFVGAIGYRDYLISTAPTTEFGQERAGMVDALAEMAQTRSLGELVTHLAQLHEQVRYEETLRQRTDQEEPRLTIMTAFRAKGLEWPVVIIPDCTAAIYSTKPHPDPAASEEERRVFYVAMTRARQELHLIVGEDDDTTRFLEDVGYDRVVHQHDRLAGLLARQPHSWSAADTLEAAEVLGRYEHEAFVQRWLKPELRRGVLGRFQGLAQHPEVQTGEDDAAQALRRQLDLSRYAEHGPVELDDVRPLDWPDLTAVLAARRAGAAPAASPGAARSAAQLGSDPLGRAVTPGAAAPLTSGARVRHARFGDGEVVQVRQVGTQTEALIRFESGTKRMALEFARLERLSS